The DNA sequence TGTCTCCGTGTTGTGGAGCCGTCGCTGACGCTCGTTAGCCGCTGCTCGAGTTAACGAGCAGCTCCGCTAACTAACCAGGTGAGCTGAGGTAACTCAGCCCGGGTTAGGTGGATCAATCTGGGGGGTGGTCGGTTGTCTTTTAACGTGTTTGTCCCGGACAGTGGAGCCTCGGTCCGGCTGCAGCCGCCGGTCCCCCTCGCTCCCTCCGCCTGTGTCCGCCTCGGCACCGGGCTCAGCGGTGAACTTCCCCGGTGTTAACTCGTCGTGTCCCCTCACAGGATGGAACCGGGTCATGCTGACTGAAGGGCCGTGTTTCCTCCGAGCTTAGCCGCGCAGCAGCAGCTTGGTGCCGCCCAGACGAAGTGGACTGTTTCGGTGGGAGCGGAGGATGGCGTTCCACGGAGCGGGCCGCCAGGCCGTGTGCGGGGACCTGTTTCCGGGCTCTGAGCTGGGCCACAAGTATTTCTGTGTGAACTCCTCCTGCGGGGCCCCGTCCACGGGCCTCAGCGCCACCCCGTGCCTGACCGGACCCACGGCCCCGGCCGGGACCCCTCGTCACCCCACAGCTCTCGGAGGAAGCGCCGGCGGCGGAGCGGCGGTGCCTCAGCCCTACAGCAACCCGGCCAGCGAGGTGCCCAGCCCCGCAGAGATGGAGCCCGACCGCCCCATCGGCTATGGCGCATTTGGTGTCGTGTGGTAAGaaaacatcagtgatgacctgtGTCCCTGCTGCCATCAGCCCCCCTGCGGCTCTTTGAGACCACGCTCCCATCACAGTGAACAACAGGCTCTTATTCAAATGACCTCATTGTTCCTCAGTGAAATAAATCTGTTCTAAAAGTCTCCAGGACCCGAGCTccaacctccaccaaggcccaagtgctcatgaatatcagtcctgTAAATAGGTCTGATTAGTCCCATCAGGACCCATGACTCAttctctcacaatgttaaaggaagtgataGAGAATGTCCTGGTTCTCCCCTTGGTTCGGACCCTGGGTTGGATTTGATTCGTTCTTTCAGGACTCGTCTTCCATCCTTACAatctttgtgtaatcctgctaacagaaacataacctgcttgtTGAGGTAATAATCTGCACGGTTACCACAGAAGTTAATTCATTCAACTCTTAAACCCCCTTAGAAAACTATCATCCATCCTTcggctgttttgtttttatcaatcatcaaattatatttgtgtaGCCCACATTCACAACTTGTCTCAAAGCTCAACAcggtgcgacatcctctgttctgaACCCTCGACTCCCCTCACGGACCCACTGCCCACGATCCTGGTTCATGACAACACTGTGATTAATGATCTTTATTATctgtttattagtttttttaaatttactgcAAATGGCAGAAAACGGTTAAAACATCCAGAAGTTCCTCGAATCCAAAGTCTAATAGTTAGTTTAATAATGAATCCAAAAACGGAGACACTGGaacaagaaaatgtttgacatcTTAAATGATTAATACAAATGAATTTGTGTCAGATGAAGTAGTTTACAGTTCTACAGGAGCTCGTTGTCGTGAACAGTCTCCACACTAACACGCGCTCAGGACTAATCCCGTGGTTCTTGACGTCCTGCAGGTCAGTGACTGATCCCCGTGATGGTCGGAAAGTGGCTCTGAAGAAGATGCCCAATGTCTTCCAGAACCTGGTCTCCTGTAAGAGGGTCTTCAGAGAGCTGCGGATGCTGTGCTTCTTCAAACACGACAACGTAATAACAGGACCAAGGGGAAACGTGGCTTTGTTGACCAGAGGATTTTGGGGAAAAATGAccatgtttatttgtgttgtctttCTCTGTTCAAATAGGTTCTGTCGGCTCTGGATATTTTGCAGCCGCCGCAAATCGACTGCTTCGAGGAAATGTATCCTTGTTCATGTGTCGAACAACCAATCAGAAGGCCGAGTGTCTGCTCGCAGCCTTTAATAATGTTCCCACATGATGAACAGTGGTGTATTGACGGCGTATCTCCTCACTCATTACAAACATTTACGTCCTCACAGCGTCTGTCCCAGTTTCTCTTCATTAGTCGTCTCTTATGTCCTCATTTTATTCACTTAATTTAGCTTCTGGTCTCTAAATCCAGCTCCTCCCTGCAGACGTCAGGTCGACCACTGGTGAATATTTCATGTAGTTGACGTGAAACCCTGTTTCTATGATTCTTGTCGTTGAGCAGCTGtgtcctctctgctctgacTCAAACTGAGGCTCGTGTTCGGAGATGCTTCGTGCTCGTGTGGGTGGaggtcagtctgtgtgtgatcCTTTCATTTTTCCTTGACTGCACCGCCCGCAGCTACGTGATAACAGAGCTGATGCAGAGCGACCTCCACAAAGTGATCGTGTCTCCTCAGCCTCTCACCACCGACCACATCAAGGTCTTCCTCTACCAGATCCTCCGAGGTGAGCAGCTCCTTTGTTCCGCCTGTGGCGCTGTCGGCTGTGTGGAACATgcacagtgaagaagaagatccCTTCACAGCGAGGCTGCGTCCACACCAATACCTTTAGTTTCAAACTAAATCCACCTCCGTTCTCTTTTAGCTTTGTGTCAGAAATAATCTACAAAAACCCCTTGTCACATGACCTTTCCTGACACGGGTCATGGGgggcaaacaggaagtagattgtctacTCTGATTGGTTGCTTAGTCACAGAAGTTAGGGTGTAAAGTGAGGATGAGGTGGAACAGTTACTGACAGTAAGTCATTAGTGATAAGGAGGTGGTTTGAGATTTAAACCAACGTGTCAGTGTGGACGCTGCCTTGCTGTGACGTGAGCGTGCAGACGCTGACAGAGAGTTGACGCTTGTAGTCTCGTTCAGGTTTGAAGTATCTGCACTCTGCTGGGATCCTGCACAGAGACATCAAACCTGGAAACCTGCTGGTCAACAGCAACTGTCTGCTCAAGGTAAACCTCAGATCTGCTTTTAGAAATTCAGCTTTAAATTAATTCATCCAGACTGCAAAGACTGATCACCATCAGAATGAGATGTTGGGCTTCGTTTAACCCTAAAAGTCTTTTACCTCTCAAACTGACAAATGTTCTCTTCGTGTTGTTTAGAGTCCAAATATATTTATGTGGAAATTAAAGATTTGTGAGGAGTCAGAGAAACCGGAGTTTCTTCTCGTTCATCGCTTTGTGATATTTAGTTTAACACACAGCAGGATGTTCTTGATGAGTTTGTCGTCGTGGTgaagcagtgagggatgatgggagttgtagtgtTCAGTGCATCAGTATTAAATTCATTTTGTCTCTGGTTAGATTTGTGATTTCGGGTTAGCTCGCGTGGAGGAGCCCGACCCGTCGCGTCACATGACGCAGGAGGTGGTGACTCAGTACTACCGAGCGCCCGAGGTGCTGATGGGCTGCCGACACTACGGCTCGGCCATCGACGTCTGGTCGGTGGGCTGCATCTTCGCAGAGCTGCTGGGACGACGTATCCTCTTCCAGGCTCAGAGCCCGATCCAGCAGGTGAGAGCACGTTCAGTTTTGATCAAACAGCTGCTCTGTCGTCCGCCCTGTCTGACGTCCTCTCTTCT is a window from the Hippoglossus hippoglossus isolate fHipHip1 chromosome 8, fHipHip1.pri, whole genome shotgun sequence genome containing:
- the nlk1 gene encoding nemo-like kinase, type 1; this encodes MAFHGAGRQAVCGDLFPGSELGHKYFCVNSSCGAPSTGLSATPCLTGPTAPAGTPRHPTALGGSAGGGAAVPQPYSNPASEVPSPAEMEPDRPIGYGAFGVVWSVTDPRDGRKVALKKMPNVFQNLVSCKRVFRELRMLCFFKHDNVLSALDILQPPQIDCFEEIYVITELMQSDLHKVIVSPQPLTTDHIKVFLYQILRGLKYLHSAGILHRDIKPGNLLVNSNCLLKICDFGLARVEEPDPSRHMTQEVVTQYYRAPEVLMGCRHYGSAIDVWSVGCIFAELLGRRILFQAQSPIQQLDLITDLLGTPPLSALASACEGARAHILRGPHKPPSLSVLYMLSDGATHEAVHLLCRMLVFDPAKRISGSDALSHPYLDEGRLRYHTCMCQCCYSVPSGRVYTRDFEPVAERPFSHSYENSLLSVWQGKELIHRFITEHQQGKRVPLCINPQSAAFKTFIRSTAWHSSKVSRKEER